The following are encoded together in the Corticium candelabrum chromosome 1, ooCorCand1.1, whole genome shotgun sequence genome:
- the LOC134198010 gene encoding zinc finger MYM-type protein 1-like — translation MADWPAAYVRVDKFHPPKTFRFPRRKFGSKGETRSFKAEWCEKFDWLHYDASADAAFCHVCMSAELEKKFLASTKKDHAFISKGFTNWKEATIAFKKHLASACHREAVSGIQDLPKHVHDVGELLDSQHRKEKALNRDMFRRVLQNVCFLARQGLALRGHCDSAESNFKQLMRLKACDCAEVLEWMDKKTNKYTSPDIQNECLLLMALHILRQVSNSSCRNGFYTIMADECTDVANKEQFTICIRWVDDSLTDHEDVIGLYNVGTIDTNCLAVTIRDVFLRMKMTLCRGQCYDGASNMTGSKHGVATQLQAEESRAILTHCYGHALILAIGDAMKQSKICRDALDTHGI, via the coding sequence ATGGCGGATTGGCCAGCTGCATACGTCCGTGTTGATAAGTTCCATCCGCCAAAGACCTTCAGATTTCCCCGTCGCAAGTTTGGATCAAAGGGCGAGACTCGTTCGTTCAAAGCAGAGTGGTGTGAAAAGTTCGATTGGCTGCATTACGACGCTTCCGCTGATGCTGCGTTCTGCCACGTTTGCATGAGTGCTGAACTAGAGAAAAAGTTTCTGGCGAGCACGAAGAAAGATCATGCCTTTATCAGTAAAGGATTTACTAACTGGAAGGAGGCGACGATTGCGTTCAAAAAGCATCTGGCCAGCGCTTGTCATCGCGAGGCAGTGTCCGGAATACAAGATCTACCGAAACACGTACATGACGTTGGAGAGTTGCTCGACTCTCAGCACCGCAAGGAAAAGGCACTCAATAGAGATATGTTTCGGAGAGTACTGCAGAATGTTTGCTTCCTTGCTCGTCAAGGTTTAGCTCTGAGAGGACACTGTGATAGTGCAGAAAGTAACTTTAAACAGCTGATGCGGTTAAAAGCATGTGACTGTGCCGAAGTTTTGGAGTGGATGGATAAGAAGACAAATAAGTATACCTCTCCTGACATTCAAAATGAGTGCCTTCTGTTGATGGCCTTGCACATCTTGCGGCAAGTTAGCAATAGTAGCTGTAGAAATGGCTTCTATACTATTATGGCTGATGAATGCACAGATGTAGCAAACAAGGAACAGTTTACAATCTGCATTAGATGGGTGGATGACAGTCTAACAGACCATGAGGATGTGATTGGATTGTATAATGTTGGCACCATTGATACAAATTGTCTGGCAGTGACTATCCGAGATGTCTTTCTGCGCATGAAAATGACACTATGCCGTGGGCAATGCTATGACGGTGCGTCAAACATGACTGGAAGCAAGCATGGTGTTGCAACTCAACTTCAGGCAGAGGAGAGTCGAGCTATACTAACGCATTGCTATGGGCATGCACTAATCCTGGCCATAGGAGATGCAATGAAGCAGTCTAAGATATGCAGAGATGCattggacacacacggcatatGA
- the LOC134196071 gene encoding probable ATP-dependent RNA helicase DDX41 isoform X2, with product MAATELAKGIQYSESLRTGWQAPRYIMHMPKSKQDRIRAKWHILVEGDYVPPPIKTFKEMKFPQIVLRLLKTKGITHPTPIQIQGIPAVLQGRDMIGIAFTGSGKTLVFVLPLIMFCLEQERRLPFVRNEGPYGLIVCPSRELATQTYDVIYEHAEALYKDGHPRIKSVLCMGGTAMRDQIEGIRRGVHIVVATPGRLMDLLDKKFLNVTICRYLVLDEADRMVDMSFEEDIRTILSYFKSQRQTLLFSATMPKKIQNFARSALVNPVTINVGRAGAANLDVIQEVEYVKQEAKIVYLLECLQKTAPPVLVFAQKKADVDDMHEYLLLKGVEAVAIHGGKDQEERHWAVRQFKEGHKDVLIATDVASKGLDFPDIQHVINYDMPEDMESYVHRIGRTGRCGKTGLATTFINKGCSESTLIDLKHLLVEAKQKIPPVLAALESQNDDYLELGEERGCSYCGGLGHRITECPKLEAMQNKQAGSIGRRDYLANSSADW from the exons ATGGCTGCCACTGAACTTGCTAAAGGTATTCAATATTCTGAGAGTCTGAGAACAGG ATGGCAGGCACCAAGGTATATAATGCATATGCCTAAGTCAAAACAAGACAGAATTCGGGCAAAGTGGCATATCTTGGTTGAGGGTGATTATGTGCCACCACCTATAAAGACTTTCAAg GAGATGAAGTTTCCCCAGATTGTTCTACGTTTGCTGAAAACTAAAGGAATCACTCATCCTACACCCATACAAATTCAAGGAATTCCAGCTGT GCTTCAAGGAAGGGACATGATTGGTATTGCTTTTACAGGATCTGGAAAGACATTAGTCTTTGTTCTGCCGCTTATCATGTTTTGTTTGGAGCAg GAAAGGCGATTGCCATTTGTTCGTAATGAAGGTCCTTATGGTCTTATTGTCTGCCCTTCG agAGAATTGGCTACTCAAACGTATGATGTAATCTATGAACATGCGGAAGCTCTGTACAAAGATG GGCATCCCAGAATAAAGTCAGTTCTTTGCATGGGTGGAACTGCAATGAGAGATCAGATTGAAGGCATTAGAAG AGGTGTTCACATTGTCGTGGCAACGCCTGGAAGGCTGATGGACTTGTTAGACAAGAAATTTTTAAATGTAACTATTTGTCG CTACTTGGTACTGGACGAGGCTGATCGTATGGTAGACATGAGCTTTGAAGAAGACATAAGAACAATTCTTTCATATTTTAAG TCTCAAAGGCAAACGTTACTGTTCAGTGCTACGATGCCTAAAAAAATTCAGAACTTTGCACGAAGTGCCCTTGTAAACCCAG TCACAATCAATGTAGGAAGAGCTGGAGCTGCGAATCTGgatgtcatacaggaagtagAGTATGTGAAGCAGGAAGCTAAAATCGTTTATCTCCTGGAATGTCTACAAAAGACTGCACCACCA GTGTTAGTGTTCGCTCAGAAGAAGGCAGATGTAGATGATATGCACGAATATCTACTGCTTAAAGGTGTAGAGGCAGTTGCGATTCATGGAGGCAAAG ATCAGGAAGAAAGGCATTGGGCAGTTCGTCAGTTTAAAGAGGGACACAAAGACGTTCTCATAGCAACCGATGTGGCATCGAAAGGTTTGGACTTCCCCGATATTCAGCATGTTATCAATTATGACATGCCGGAGGACATGGAAAGCTATG TGCATCGAATTGGTCGAACAGGCCGATGTGGGAAAACTGGTTTGGCAACAACGTTTATCAATAAAGGATGTT CGGAGTCGACTCTCATCGACTTGAAGCATCTCTTGGTCGAAGCCAAACAGAAGATTCCACCCGTCTTAGCTGCATTAGAAtcacaaaacgacgactaccttgAACTTGGAG AGGAACGTGGATGCTCGTACTGTGGCGGTCTTGGTCATCGAATAACAGAGTGTCCCAAACTGGAGGCAATGCAGAACAAGCAAGCGGGCAGCATCGGCCGTCGAGACTACCTCGCTAACTCGTCAGCGGACTGGTAG
- the LOC134178644 gene encoding pyridine nucleotide-disulfide oxidoreductase domain-containing protein 2-like, with protein sequence MRRIRSIRTACSRCATVRLQATRAQSARDFVDTKIRGEYDAIVVGAGHNGLIASAYLQMAGKRVLILEKREIVGGACVTEEIIPGFAFSRASYLLSLLRPQIAKELKLKDFGLQLYLRDTVSFTPLVDSKVGQKPAFLLLSRDMAETQRQIAKFSIKDSKAYEAYQLQMCKYAAAIEPILDYPPPHPVRLSENGWRSAMRQLQPFKQLLKSVKALGSDWASFFKLATGPASSMLNSWFESEPLKSTLATDAIIGAMLSPNTPGSGYVLLHHVMGEVEGVRDAWAYPRGGMGAVTTAIARSASALGVTIKANAPVGSVLVDESQSACGVILEDGTQVKTRLVLSNATPSVTFLRLIPPDALAAEFVDEVTAFDYTSPVTKINVAVDSLPNFKASPNRDSHPELHHRATIHLGCESINALHRAYLDAQNGRASARPVIEMCIPSSLDPTVAPSGKHVVSLFVQYTPYDLADGTWNNETKNDFANRVFSVIEEYAPGFTSSILGFDILTPPDLENVFGLTGGNIFHGAMGLHQLYFARPTPAYCNYRSPIRGLYLCGSGTHPGGGVMGASGRNAALTALQDLQVNR encoded by the exons ATGCGAAGAATAAGAAGTATACGAACTGCTTGTTCTCGATGTGCAACTGTTAGGCTTCAAGCAACCCGAGCGCAATCTGCAAGAGATTTTGTAGACACCAAAATCAGAGGAGAATACGATGCTATCGTGGTTGGCGCAG GTCACAATGGGCTAATTGCG TCTGCATACCTCCAGATGGCCGGCAAACGGGTACTCATACTCGAAAAAAGGGAAATAGTAGGTGGTGCCTGTGTGACTGAGGAAATCATACCAG GATTTGCATTCTCCAGGGCTTCGTATCTTCTCAGTCTTCTGAGGCCACAAATAGCCAAAGAACTCAAACTAAAG GACTTTGGCCTACAATTGTACCTTCGAGACACTGTCTCGTTTACACCGCTGGTCGACAGTAAGGTAGGTCAGAAACCTGCATTTCTTCTCTTGAGTAGAGATATGGCTGAGACTCAAAGGCAAATTGCAAAGTTCTCAATCAAAGACTCCAAG GCATACGAAGCCTACCAGTTGCAAATGTGTAAATACG CTGCAGCAATTGAGCCCATATTGGACTACCCGCCCCCTCATCCTGTTCGATTATCTGAAAACGGATGGCGGTCGGCTATGCGGCAACTGCAGCCTTTCAAGCAACTCTTGAAATCTG TGAAGGCGTTGGGAAGTGATTGGGCATCGTTCTTCAAGCTGGCAACTGGACCGGCATCTTCA ATGCTCAATTCCTGGTTTGAGTCTGAACCGTTGAAGAGCACGTTGGCTACTGACGCGATTATTGGAGCCATGCTCAGCCCCAACACGCCCGGCAGCGG CTACGTGCTTTTGCATCACGTCATGGGAGAAGTCGAAGGTGTCCGTGATGCATGGGCCTATCCGAGAGGCGGGATGGGAGCCGTCACTACCGCTATCGCCCGTTCCGCGTCTGCACTAGGCGTCACCATCAAGGCAAACGCC CCTGTCGGGTCCGTACTCGTGGATGAATCACAATCGGCATGTGGTGTCATCCTCGAAGACGGTACGCAAGTCAAGACGAGACTCGTGCTGTCGAATGCGACTCCATCGGTGACCTTCCTGCGTCTCATTCCACCG GACGCTCTAGCGGCGGAATTCGTCGACGAAGTGACCGCGTTCGATTACACGTCGCCGGTGACCAAAATCAACG TAGCCGTTGATAGTCTGCCTAACTTCAAAGCTTCTCCCAACCGCGATAGTCATCCGGAGCTTCATCACCGAGCGACCATTCATCTGGGATGTGAGAGTATCAACGCTCTGCATCGAGCTTACTTGGATGCGCAGAACGGTCGAGCGTCCGCAAGACCGGTGATTGAGATGTGCATACCGTCGTCTCTAGACCCGACTGTCGCTCCTTCTGGAAAACACGTCGTCTCTCTATTTGTGCAATACACACCGTACGATCTGGCAGACGGGACATGGAACAATGAGACGAAGAACGACTTTGCAAACCGAG TGTTCAGTGTTATTGAAGAGTACGCTCCGGGCTTCACATCTTCCATTCTAGGATTCGACATTCTAACACCTCCGGACCTGGAGAACGTCTTTGGTCTCACAGGAGGA AACATCTTCCACGGTGCTATGGGTCTGCATCAACTGTATTTCGCCAGGCCCACGCCGGCCTATTGTAACTATCGTTCTCCTATCCGTGGACTCTACCTTTGTGGCAGTGGCACGCATCCAG GTGGTGGAGTGATGGGAGCGTCTGGAAGAAATGCAGCGTTGACTGCGCTTCAGGACCTGCAAGTGAACAGATAG
- the LOC134181398 gene encoding forkhead box protein I3-like, whose amino-acid sequence MEWQFGAALDLPKLQQLQCHWSSILAQRRYHPYSRELPHISDSRRSSTPPSSEKMMWMQRHYDDELYKFVRPPFSYSSLIAMAIQSSKEQKLTLCGIYGFITETFPFYKTCKSGWQNSIRHNLSLNDCFQKVPRDEGDPGKGCYWRIDPNCDKSFDNGSFRKKRKRKNSTGLLPNMMAHAMVGYPTEASQFIFSSRSIPYGSGARAPVSSYLCGTLPFSSCAHISDAMTSEDNYRYPHGIDVVKFPPSPGQTGKNRFTKFTVEQLIS is encoded by the coding sequence ATGGAGTGGCAATTCGGTGCAGCTCTAGATTTACCCAAACTACAGCAACTGCAATGCCACTGGAGCAGCATTCTCGCACAGCGCAGGTACCATCCCTACAGCAGGGAACTGCCGCACATATCCGACTCTCGCCGCAGCTCCACTCCTCCGTCGTCGGAGAAAATGATGTGGATGCAGCGGCACTACGACGACGAGCTGTACAAGTTTGTGCGGCCACCTTTCTCGTACAGCTCTCTCATTGCTATGGCCATTCAGTCATCGAAGGAGCAGAAACTGACACTGTGCGGCATTTACGGCTTCATCACCGAGACGTTTCCTTTCTATAAGACGTGCAAATCCGGCTGGCAGAACTCGATTCGTCACAACTTGTCTCTGAACGACTGCTTTCAGAAAGTGCCGAGAGACGAGGGCGACCCGGGTAAGGGCTGCTATTGGCGTATCGACCCCAACTGCGACAAGTCGTTCGACAACGGCAGCTTTCGAAAGAAACGCAAGCGGAAGAACTCGACTGGACTATTGCCAAATATGATGGCTCATGCGATGGTGGGATACCCAACAGAGGCGAGTCAATTTATATTTTCTTCGCGGTCCATACCGTATGGAAGCGGTGCACGTGCACCAGTGTCGAGTTACTTGTGTGGTACGTTGCCGTTTTCGTCCTGTGCACATATTTCTGACGCGATGACGTCAGAGGATAATTACCGTTATCCCCATGGAATAGACGTCGTGAAGTTTCCACCGTCACCAGGTCAAACCGGCAAAAATCGATTCACCAAGTTCACTGTGGAACAACTAATCTCGTAG
- the LOC134196071 gene encoding probable ATP-dependent RNA helicase DDX41 isoform X1: protein MASKKRTSHSAEEDEDDDDSYVPYVPIKQRKRQKLEQMSQLRMDSIARKESQTVSDGVVTGKLTEDADYEEPFGRKNNVSLLDQHSELKKQAEAQRESAYEKQVREEEKILESVAERTALMAATELAKGIQYSESLRTGWQAPRYIMHMPKSKQDRIRAKWHILVEGDYVPPPIKTFKEMKFPQIVLRLLKTKGITHPTPIQIQGIPAVLQGRDMIGIAFTGSGKTLVFVLPLIMFCLEQERRLPFVRNEGPYGLIVCPSRELATQTYDVIYEHAEALYKDGHPRIKSVLCMGGTAMRDQIEGIRRGVHIVVATPGRLMDLLDKKFLNVTICRYLVLDEADRMVDMSFEEDIRTILSYFKSQRQTLLFSATMPKKIQNFARSALVNPVTINVGRAGAANLDVIQEVEYVKQEAKIVYLLECLQKTAPPVLVFAQKKADVDDMHEYLLLKGVEAVAIHGGKDQEERHWAVRQFKEGHKDVLIATDVASKGLDFPDIQHVINYDMPEDMESYVHRIGRTGRCGKTGLATTFINKGCSESTLIDLKHLLVEAKQKIPPVLAALESQNDDYLELGEERGCSYCGGLGHRITECPKLEAMQNKQAGSIGRRDYLANSSADW from the exons ATGGCATCGAAG AAAAGGACGTCACACTCTGCCGAGGAGGACGAAGACGACGACGATAGTTATGTCCCATACGTACCCATAAAGCAGCGTAAGCGACAGAAA CTGGAACAGATGTCTCAGTTGAGGATGGACAGTATTGCCAGGAAAGAATCGCAAACAGTTTCCGATGGGGTCGTGACT GGCAAGTTAACGGAAGATGCTGATTATGAGGAGCCTTTTGGACGCAAGAATAATGTTTCTCTTCTCGATCAGCATAGTGAGCTAAAGAAGCAAGCAGAGG CTCAAAGAGAGTCAGCTTATGAGAAACAAGTCAGAGAAGAGGAGAAGATATTGGAGAGTGTAGCTGAGAGAACTG CTTTAATGGCTGCCACTGAACTTGCTAAAGGTATTCAATATTCTGAGAGTCTGAGAACAGG ATGGCAGGCACCAAGGTATATAATGCATATGCCTAAGTCAAAACAAGACAGAATTCGGGCAAAGTGGCATATCTTGGTTGAGGGTGATTATGTGCCACCACCTATAAAGACTTTCAAg GAGATGAAGTTTCCCCAGATTGTTCTACGTTTGCTGAAAACTAAAGGAATCACTCATCCTACACCCATACAAATTCAAGGAATTCCAGCTGT GCTTCAAGGAAGGGACATGATTGGTATTGCTTTTACAGGATCTGGAAAGACATTAGTCTTTGTTCTGCCGCTTATCATGTTTTGTTTGGAGCAg GAAAGGCGATTGCCATTTGTTCGTAATGAAGGTCCTTATGGTCTTATTGTCTGCCCTTCG agAGAATTGGCTACTCAAACGTATGATGTAATCTATGAACATGCGGAAGCTCTGTACAAAGATG GGCATCCCAGAATAAAGTCAGTTCTTTGCATGGGTGGAACTGCAATGAGAGATCAGATTGAAGGCATTAGAAG AGGTGTTCACATTGTCGTGGCAACGCCTGGAAGGCTGATGGACTTGTTAGACAAGAAATTTTTAAATGTAACTATTTGTCG CTACTTGGTACTGGACGAGGCTGATCGTATGGTAGACATGAGCTTTGAAGAAGACATAAGAACAATTCTTTCATATTTTAAG TCTCAAAGGCAAACGTTACTGTTCAGTGCTACGATGCCTAAAAAAATTCAGAACTTTGCACGAAGTGCCCTTGTAAACCCAG TCACAATCAATGTAGGAAGAGCTGGAGCTGCGAATCTGgatgtcatacaggaagtagAGTATGTGAAGCAGGAAGCTAAAATCGTTTATCTCCTGGAATGTCTACAAAAGACTGCACCACCA GTGTTAGTGTTCGCTCAGAAGAAGGCAGATGTAGATGATATGCACGAATATCTACTGCTTAAAGGTGTAGAGGCAGTTGCGATTCATGGAGGCAAAG ATCAGGAAGAAAGGCATTGGGCAGTTCGTCAGTTTAAAGAGGGACACAAAGACGTTCTCATAGCAACCGATGTGGCATCGAAAGGTTTGGACTTCCCCGATATTCAGCATGTTATCAATTATGACATGCCGGAGGACATGGAAAGCTATG TGCATCGAATTGGTCGAACAGGCCGATGTGGGAAAACTGGTTTGGCAACAACGTTTATCAATAAAGGATGTT CGGAGTCGACTCTCATCGACTTGAAGCATCTCTTGGTCGAAGCCAAACAGAAGATTCCACCCGTCTTAGCTGCATTAGAAtcacaaaacgacgactaccttgAACTTGGAG AGGAACGTGGATGCTCGTACTGTGGCGGTCTTGGTCATCGAATAACAGAGTGTCCCAAACTGGAGGCAATGCAGAACAAGCAAGCGGGCAGCATCGGCCGTCGAGACTACCTCGCTAACTCGTCAGCGGACTGGTAG
- the LOC134197608 gene encoding heat shock 70 kDa protein 12A-like, producing MSGVVSTGTSRPTVKHAPSHFVVAAIDFGTTFSGYAFSFTRDPDSVHMMRKWEGGDPGVTNQKTPTTLLLKPNGDFHSFGFSARDNYHDLDENEAERWFYFEKFKMTLHSNQELHKGVEIEAANGKGMLALKIFAHALEFFKEHCLQELSDQSSTRITNEDVRWVITVPAIWKQPAKQFMRQAAYEAGLASSENPDQLLIALEPEAASIHCRKLKQRESLQEIDAQSQQSKSIPPVKSPLSTDFIAGTRYIVVDCGGGTVDVTVHEVEDGGTLKELHKASGGAWGATGVDTEFQNLLVRIFGQKFIEKFCAVKPAGWVDLMIAFEAKKRTANTTKSNPLNMSLPFSFIDLYLKVTGKNVETAIKNFGDPDVKWSSQGMLRLGPAAMNKLFSPIVNKIVEHVKEMLAKPDLFGVNFLFLVGGFAESALLQSEIRQHFGDRLRVIIPQDPGLAILKGAVMFGLDPTIVRVRRSALTYGVGVLNAFEEGKHPPEKKTTKGGRDWCTDVFDTFVVVDQCLALGDTVVRSYTPAKAEQTSTIISIFSCNKEHAMFTTDPGVKRCGELHLDMPDTTGGNSRELQMMMMFGDTEIKVEALDLTSGQKAHASIDFLNK from the exons ATGAGCGGAGTAGTGTCGACAGGCACTTCTAGGCCAACCGTCAAACATGCTCCATCACATTTTGTCGTTGCAGCGATCGACTTCGGTACAACTTTCAGTGGCTACGCGTTTTCTTTCACGAGAGATCCGGACAGTGTGCACATGATGAGAAAGTGGGAGGGCGGAGACCCTGGTGTCACAAACCAAAAGACACCCACAACGCTTCTGCTCAAACCCAACGGCGACTTCCACTCGTTTGGATTCAGCGCACGAGACAACTATCACGATCTCGACGAGAACGAGGCCGAACGATGGTTTTACTTCGAGAAATTCAAGATGACCCTTCATTCCAATCAG GAGCTTCACAAAGGAGTAGAAATCGAAGCAGCTAACGGGAAGGGCATGCTTGCACTGAAGATCTTCGCTCATGCGTTAGAGTTCTTTAAGGAGCACTGCCTGCAGGAGCTCTCGGACCAGTCGTCGACGCGAATTACCAATGAAGACGTGCGTTGGGTCATCACGGTACCGGCCATTTGGAAGCAGCCGGCCAAGCAGTTCATGAGACAGGCAGCCTATGAG GCTGGACTAGCGAGCTCTGAAAACCCGGACCAACTACTTATTGCTCTGGAACCTGAAGCTGCCTCCATTCACTGCCGCAAACTAAAGCAGCGAGAAAGTCTTCAAGAGATCGATGCACAGAGCCAGCAGTCGAAAAGCATCCCGCCAGTAAAATCTCCTTTGTCGACTGACTTCATTGCCGGCACGCGCTACATTGTAGTTGACTGCGGTGGCGGTACTGTTGACGTCACGGTCCACGAGGTGGAGGATGGAGGAACTTTGAAGGAATTGCACAAAGCGTCCGGAGGAGCGTGGGGCGCCACTGGAGTCGACACTGAATTCCAAAACCTTCTCGTACGAATCTTTGGTCAAAAATTCATTGAAAAGTTTTGCGCTGTCAAGCCGGCCGGATGGGTCGACCTCATGATTGCGTTCGAAGCGAAGAAGAGAACAGCTAATACAACCAAATCTAATCCTCTCAACATGTCGTTACCGTTTTCTTTTATCGACCTGTACTTGAAAGTGACAGGAAAGAACGTGGAGACGGCGATTAAAAATTTTGGCGACCCGGATGTCAAATGGTCCTCTCAAGGCATGCTGAGACTGGGTCCTGCTGCTATGAACAAACTGTTTTCCCCAATCGTGAATAAAATTGTCGAGCACGTCAAGGAAATGCTAGCCAAACCGGACTTGTTCGGAGTCAACTTCCTCTTCCTTGTGGGAGGCTTTGCGGAATCAGCTCTTCTTCAGTCGGAAATTAGACAGCACTTCGGCGACCGTCTTCGAGTCATAATACCGCAAGATCCCGGACTGGCGATTCTAAAGGGAGCCGTCATGTTTGGTCTCGACCCGACCATTGTACGCGTGCGCCGTTCCGCTCTCACTTACGGCGTCGGCGTTCTCAACGCGTTCGAAGAAGGAAAGCATCCGCCAGAGAAAAAGACGACCAAGGGAGGTAGAGATTGGTGCACCGATGTGTTTGATACTTTCGTTGTGGTAGACCAGTGTTTGGCGCTTGGAGACACCGTCGTGAGAAGCTATACGCCGGCGAAAGCTGAGCAGACCAGCACCATCATCAGTATCTTTAGTTGCAACAAGGAGCACGCCATGTTCACTACAGATCCGGGCGTGAAACGATGCGGCGAGCTTCATTTGGATATGCCTGACACGACGGGCGGAAATTCGCGCGAGCttcagatgatgatgatgtttggTGACACTGAAATTAAGGTCGAGGCACTGGACCTCACTAGTGGCCAAAAAGCTCACGCCTCGATAGACTTTTTGAATAAGTAA